One segment of Gadus chalcogrammus isolate NIFS_2021 chromosome 8, NIFS_Gcha_1.0, whole genome shotgun sequence DNA contains the following:
- the angptl4 gene encoding angiopoietin-related protein 4, with the protein MVIMWFGSDGSVSSVSVKAQVTNSVFAFYFAFLPEIASNCHELFLSGVTSSGVYIIQPHGGLAFNVYCEMTAEGGWTVIQKRHDGSVDFDQLWQAYQKGFGSLNGEFWLGLENIHLMTKDGDHLLKVRFSDWKDEPESVAMPFSVGGEDTKYALHIQPSDTMGSLESSLATDTTAGLPFSTRDQDHDLKSDTNCAKHLSGGWWFSNCGHSNLNGRYFHSPPPKQRHQRKQGIFWKTWRGRYYPLKATTMMVAPAEINNRA; encoded by the exons ATGGTAATAATGTGGTTTGGTTCTGATGGGAGTGTTTCCAGTGTTTCAGTTAAAGCCCAGGTGACTAACTCTGTGTTTGCCTTCTATTTTGCTTTTCTTCCAGAAATTGCCTCCAACTGCCATGAGCTGTTCCTGAGCGGCGTGACCTCCAGTGGGGTGTACATTATCCAGCCGCACGGCGGCCTGGCCTTCAACGTCTACTGTGAGATGACCGCTGAAGGTGGCTGGACGGTGATCCAGAAGCGCCACGACGGCTCCGTGGACTTTGACCAGTTGTGGCAGGCCTACCAGAAGGGCTTTGGAAGTCTGAATG GAGAATTCTGGCTGGGATTGGAAAATATCCACTTGATGACCAAAGACGGCGACCACCTCCTGAAGGTCCGGTTCTCGGACTGGAAGGACGAGCCTGAGTCCGTGGCCATGCCCTTCAGCGTGGGTGGTGAGGACACCAAGTACGCCCTCCACATCCAGCCGTCGGACACCATGGGCAGCCTGGAGAGCAGCCTGGCCACCGACACCACCGCCGGCCTGCCCTTCTCCACCCGCGACCAAGACCACGACCTCAAGAGTGACACCAACTGTGCAAAACACCTCTCTG GCGGCTGGTGGTTCAGTAACTGCGGCCACTCCAACCTGAACGGACGGTACTTCCACAGCCCTCCTCCCAAGCAGCGGCACCAGAGGAAGCAGGGGATCTTCTGGAAGACCTGGAGGGGGCGCTACTACCCCCTGAAGGCCACCACCATGATGGTGGCCCCCGCTGAGATCAACAACAGGGCGTAG